A region of Thermobifida halotolerans DNA encodes the following proteins:
- a CDS encoding cytochrome ubiquinol oxidase subunit I, producing MDALDLARWQFGITTVYHFLFVPLTIGLSVIVASLQTAWYRTGRHEYLQATKFFGKLFLINFAMGVVTGIVQEFQFGMNWSEYSRFVGDVFGAPLAMEALLAFFLESTFIGLWIFGWDKLPRKIHLATIWAAAIGTNLSAYFILAANAWMRNPVGFEVNAVTGRAELTSIWAVLSNDQAWSTYLHTVAGSFIAAGLFVVAVSAFKLMRARFHSDTGARGETPHRSEPELFRKTLRAGLAVTAIAGVLVAFSGHHQAQLMAEYEPMKLASAEALWEDEDGAGFSLFAVGDVVDGRNHVNIQVPHLLSFLATNSLDGSVQGINDVQERYEDTFGTGYYVPNVPVIYWSFRLMMGLGLAGVAVAMAGLWLTRGGRVPEQRWMYWVAVLTLPAALAANIFGWVLTEMGRQPWTVMGELLTASSVSPGVSLLEVALSLTLFTLIYGVLAVVEAGLLWRYIKAGPSHVVPPRDDDADADRDAPVPAFVY from the coding sequence ATGGACGCACTAGATCTCGCACGGTGGCAATTCGGGATCACCACCGTCTACCACTTCCTGTTCGTCCCGTTGACGATCGGACTGTCCGTCATCGTCGCCAGCTTGCAGACAGCCTGGTACCGGACCGGCAGGCACGAGTACCTGCAGGCGACCAAGTTCTTCGGCAAGCTCTTCCTCATCAACTTCGCCATGGGCGTGGTCACCGGCATCGTCCAGGAGTTCCAGTTCGGCATGAACTGGAGCGAGTACTCGCGCTTCGTCGGCGACGTCTTCGGCGCCCCCCTGGCGATGGAAGCCCTGCTCGCCTTCTTCCTGGAGTCCACCTTCATCGGACTGTGGATCTTCGGCTGGGACAAACTGCCCCGGAAGATCCACCTGGCCACCATCTGGGCCGCCGCCATCGGCACCAACCTGTCCGCCTACTTCATCCTGGCCGCCAACGCCTGGATGCGAAACCCCGTGGGCTTCGAGGTCAACGCCGTGACCGGCCGCGCCGAACTCACCAGCATCTGGGCCGTGCTCTCCAACGACCAGGCGTGGTCGACCTACCTGCACACGGTCGCCGGATCGTTCATCGCCGCGGGCCTGTTCGTGGTCGCGGTCAGCGCCTTCAAACTGATGCGCGCCCGCTTCCACAGCGACACCGGCGCCCGCGGAGAGACCCCCCACAGGAGCGAACCCGAACTCTTCCGCAAGACCCTGCGCGCCGGTCTGGCCGTCACCGCGATCGCCGGCGTGCTGGTCGCCTTCTCCGGCCACCACCAGGCCCAACTGATGGCCGAGTACGAACCGATGAAGCTGGCCAGCGCCGAGGCGCTGTGGGAGGACGAGGACGGCGCGGGCTTCTCGCTGTTCGCGGTCGGCGACGTGGTCGACGGGCGCAACCACGTCAACATCCAGGTTCCCCACCTGCTGAGCTTCCTGGCCACCAACAGCCTCGACGGCAGCGTCCAGGGCATCAACGACGTGCAGGAACGCTACGAGGACACGTTCGGCACCGGATACTACGTGCCCAACGTCCCGGTCATCTACTGGTCGTTCCGGCTCATGATGGGCCTGGGACTGGCCGGGGTCGCGGTGGCGATGGCGGGGCTGTGGCTGACCCGCGGAGGCCGCGTGCCCGAACAGCGCTGGATGTACTGGGTCGCGGTCCTCACCCTGCCCGCCGCGCTGGCCGCCAACATCTTCGGCTGGGTCCTCACCGAGATGGGCCGCCAACCCTGGACGGTCATGGGCGAACTGCTCACCGCCTCCAGCGTCTCCCCCGGCGTCTCACTACTGGAGGTCGCCCTCTCGCTGACGCTGTTCACCCTCATCTACGGCGTGCTCGCCGTCGTCGAGGCCGGACTGCTGTGGCGCTACATCAAGGCGGGCCCCTCGCACGTCGTCCCCCCCAGGGACGACGACGCGGATGCGGACCGCGACGCCCCCGTCCCCGCGTTCGTCTACTAG
- a CDS encoding DUF305 domain-containing protein, translated as MVPLGNEGDVRGVTAAPPRTLWRAPLPVVVFLVVLAAAAGLLVNRSDTPLDSSADAGFLRDMSAHHAQAVEMAMIIYDESDDSRLTTVAYDMALTQQGQIGRMEGWLVAWDLPIRGAQPPMAWMAGHDHGGGEVPDRMPGLATDEQMEELRSASGVEAEILFLELMIEHHRGGVEMAEAAVELASEEAVVSLAQGMVDAQQSEIDLMSDMLVERGAEPVD; from the coding sequence ATGGTTCCGTTGGGTAACGAAGGCGATGTCAGGGGTGTAACGGCCGCACCACCGCGGACGCTGTGGCGTGCGCCACTGCCGGTCGTGGTCTTCCTGGTCGTTCTCGCCGCGGCCGCCGGTCTTCTGGTCAACCGCTCCGACACCCCACTGGACTCCTCGGCCGACGCGGGCTTTCTGCGGGACATGAGCGCGCACCACGCCCAGGCCGTGGAGATGGCGATGATCATCTACGACGAGTCCGACGACTCCCGGCTCACGACGGTGGCCTACGACATGGCGCTCACCCAGCAGGGGCAGATCGGGCGCATGGAGGGCTGGCTGGTCGCCTGGGACCTGCCCATCCGCGGCGCGCAGCCGCCGATGGCCTGGATGGCGGGGCATGACCACGGCGGCGGTGAGGTTCCGGACCGGATGCCGGGGCTGGCCACGGACGAGCAGATGGAGGAGCTGCGGTCGGCCTCGGGTGTGGAGGCGGAGATCCTGTTCCTGGAGTTGATGATCGAGCACCACCGGGGCGGCGTCGAGATGGCCGAGGCCGCGGTGGAGTTGGCCTCCGAGGAGGCCGTGGTGTCGCTGGCCCAGGGCATGGTCGACGCCCAGCAGAGCGAGATCGACCTGATGAGCGACATGCTCGTCGAGCGCGGGGCCGAGCCGGTCGACTGA
- a CDS encoding DUF3105 domain-containing protein — MGKSSAERRRQVALEMRARREREARNRRITKITVIVAVVLLVAGGIGYLAYLDYRNRNIEGLQEYDGLSRNHVAEDVSYEQSPPVGGDHHAAWQNCGVYDAPLRDVHAVHSLEHGAVWITYRPDLPEEEVAELESLYRAGSYVLVSPYEGEMDAPIVASAWGAQVGVDSADDHRLSSFLRAYERGPQTPEPGASCSGGVNLTEAEIEAMGEDAATEDAETMEQNEG; from the coding sequence GTGGGCAAGAGTTCGGCGGAACGGCGACGCCAGGTAGCGCTGGAGATGCGCGCACGGCGAGAACGCGAGGCCCGCAACCGCAGGATCACCAAGATCACCGTCATCGTCGCGGTGGTCCTGCTCGTTGCCGGAGGCATCGGTTATCTGGCCTATCTCGACTACCGCAACCGCAACATCGAGGGCCTCCAGGAGTACGACGGTCTGTCCCGCAACCACGTCGCCGAGGACGTGTCCTACGAGCAGAGCCCCCCGGTGGGCGGTGACCACCACGCGGCCTGGCAGAACTGCGGCGTCTACGACGCCCCGCTCCGGGACGTCCACGCCGTCCACTCGCTGGAGCACGGCGCGGTCTGGATCACCTACCGGCCCGACCTGCCCGAGGAGGAGGTCGCGGAGCTGGAGTCGCTGTACCGGGCGGGCAGCTACGTCCTGGTCAGCCCGTACGAGGGCGAGATGGACGCCCCCATCGTGGCCTCCGCCTGGGGTGCGCAGGTGGGCGTGGACAGCGCCGACGACCACCGGCTGAGCAGCTTCCTGCGCGCCTACGAGCGCGGACCGCAGACGCCGGAACCGGGCGCCTCCTGCTCCGGAGGGGTCAACCTCACCGAGGCCGAGATCGAGGCGATGGGCGAGGACGCCGCCACGGAGGACGCCGAGACCATGGAGCAGAACGAGGGTTAG
- a CDS encoding DUF3515 domain-containing protein, whose protein sequence is MRRAVRAVSRALALAAVLALVGGCGTVRMEPPDPDARTAELCRAVMARLPDSLYGQERVSVEPDSDLVAAWGSPTIAVRCGVERPAGLRLDSQLLSVNDVAWLPEPADSPTLFTAVGREAYVELTLPATYTPPAAALTTLSDLVREEIPALPAGEL, encoded by the coding sequence ATGCGACGTGCGGTCCGTGCGGTGTCCCGCGCCCTGGCGCTGGCGGCGGTGCTGGCGCTGGTGGGCGGGTGCGGCACGGTACGGATGGAGCCGCCCGACCCCGACGCGCGGACCGCCGAGCTGTGCCGGGCGGTGATGGCGCGGCTGCCCGACTCCCTCTACGGTCAGGAGCGCGTCTCCGTCGAACCCGACTCCGACCTGGTGGCGGCGTGGGGCTCGCCCACCATCGCGGTGCGCTGCGGGGTCGAGCGGCCCGCGGGGCTGCGCCTCGACTCCCAACTGCTCTCGGTCAACGACGTCGCGTGGTTGCCGGAGCCGGCGGACTCGCCCACGTTGTTCACGGCGGTGGGCCGCGAGGCGTACGTGGAGTTGACCCTGCCCGCCACCTACACCCCTCCGGCCGCCGCGTTGACGACGCTCAGTGATCTGGTCCGGGAGGAGATCCCGGCTCTGCCCGCCGGGGAGCTGTGA
- a CDS encoding Lrp/AsnC ligand binding domain-containing protein translates to MVQAYILIQTEVGRAARVASDISGVDGVVQVDDVTGPYDVIVRAQAQDVDSLGRLVIARIQRLDGITRTLTCPIVNLES, encoded by the coding sequence ATGGTGCAGGCGTACATCTTGATCCAGACCGAGGTCGGCAGAGCGGCCCGGGTGGCGTCGGACATCTCCGGTGTCGACGGGGTCGTCCAGGTCGACGACGTCACCGGGCCCTACGATGTGATCGTGCGGGCGCAGGCCCAGGACGTGGACTCGCTGGGGCGCCTGGTCATCGCGCGCATCCAGCGGCTGGACGGTATCACCCGCACGCTGACCTGCCCGATCGTGAACCTGGAGTCCTGA
- a CDS encoding thiamine-phosphate kinase: protein MSSTIGTLGEFGLIARITARFPATDDVVLGPGDDAAVVRAPDSRVVATTDLLVEGRHFRRDWSSPRDVGHKAAAQNLADVAAMGARPTALLVGFAAPADLPVAWAEEFSEGLRAECSTAGAAVVGGDIVRSDTLTVAITALGDLRGAPPVRRDGAAPGDLVAVVGDLGLSAAGLALLQAGLADREPTCPAAHRRPAPPYAAGPAAAELGATAMIDVSDGLVQDLGHIAAASNVRVALRGAALRAPAALVEAVGTLARAGAPLRSPLDFMLAGGEDHALAATFPSGTALPSEWTVIGEVVEGTGVTVDGSVPAVAGWDHFG from the coding sequence GTGTCGAGCACTATCGGAACCCTCGGCGAATTCGGACTGATCGCCAGGATCACCGCCAGATTCCCCGCCACCGACGACGTGGTCCTCGGTCCCGGCGACGACGCGGCCGTCGTGCGGGCGCCCGACAGCCGCGTCGTCGCCACCACCGACCTGCTGGTGGAGGGACGGCACTTCCGACGTGACTGGTCCAGCCCCCGCGACGTCGGCCACAAGGCCGCCGCACAGAACCTCGCCGACGTCGCGGCCATGGGAGCCCGGCCCACCGCGCTGCTCGTGGGCTTCGCGGCCCCCGCCGACCTGCCCGTCGCCTGGGCCGAGGAGTTCAGCGAAGGGCTACGCGCCGAGTGCTCCACCGCCGGGGCCGCGGTGGTGGGCGGCGACATCGTCCGCTCCGACACCCTCACCGTCGCCATCACCGCGCTCGGTGACCTCCGGGGCGCCCCGCCCGTCCGCCGCGACGGGGCCGCGCCCGGAGACCTCGTCGCGGTCGTCGGCGACCTCGGGCTCTCCGCCGCCGGGCTCGCCCTGCTCCAGGCCGGGCTCGCCGACCGGGAACCGACCTGTCCGGCCGCGCACCGCAGACCGGCGCCGCCGTACGCGGCGGGACCGGCCGCGGCGGAGTTGGGCGCCACCGCCATGATCGACGTCAGCGACGGACTGGTGCAGGACCTCGGCCACATCGCCGCGGCCTCGAACGTGCGGGTGGCCCTGCGCGGCGCGGCCCTGCGCGCCCCCGCCGCGCTGGTCGAGGCGGTGGGGACGCTCGCCCGCGCCGGTGCCCCGCTGCGCTCCCCGCTCGACTTCATGCTCGCCGGGGGAGAGGACCACGCGCTGGCCGCGACCTTCCCCTCCGGCACCGCGCTGCCTTCCGAGTGGACCGTCATAGGCGAGGTGGTCGAGGGTACGGGAGTCACCGTGGACGGATCGGTCCCCGCTGTCGCGGGATGGGACCATTTCGGGTGA